The nucleotide sequence TCCCCGGGTAAGGGGCATACAGCCTTTTGTATTCACACCACCCCATATTCGGCATAATTACATTGGCGCCGCAACTTAATCCCTTTTGGTAACCGTCGGGATCCTTGACGCTCAGGGCAGTAGTCGCCGGCATATTGATCTCCGGCATAAGGAGACGGGCTAACGCCATCATTTTGAGGACCAAATCGACCTCACCACCACCGGCTTGTTCCAATGGCGTCCCCGGACTGGGGATAAACGGACCGATCCCAATCATGTCCGCATCCAACTCCTTAAAGAAGACAAGATCAGCGGCCAGCATGGCTGCGGTCTGCCCGGGGAGCCCAATCAGAGAGCCCGTCCCCGTCTCATACCCTAATTCCTTCAAAATATAAAGGCACCGCACCCGGTTTTGGTAGCTCATCTCCGGGTGCATACGGGCATACAACTGTTCATCAGTGGTTTCGATGCGGAGCAGAAACCGGTCGGCCCCGGCCTCCCTCAAAGCTGCGTAAGTGCTTTTTGACCGTTCGCCGATACTGAGGGTAACCGCCACATCCATCTTTTTTATCGTCTGTACGATCGCACAGAGTTCCTGTACGCTATAATACAGGTCTTCTCCGCTCTGGAGGACAATCGTTTTCAGCCCTTGGCGAACGGCAAAACGGGCCGCCGCCACAATCTCCGCCGGTGTCATCCGGTAACGCCGGATCCGGGTATTCGCCGCCCGTAATCCACAGTAAAGGCAACTCCTCCGGCAGTAGTTGCTGAATTCAATCAACCCTCGGAGGTGGACTTCGTCGCCGACGGTCCTTTTGCGGACCCGGTCGGCCGCCCGATAAAGCGGGGTGGCCTCAGGGGCGGTCAAAGTCAAAAGCCGGGTTAACCCGGCCTGGTCTAATGTGTGCCCCGCTTCGAGGAGTTTTACCAAACCGGTAATGGTTTGCATCTCCGCTATCCTCCTCTCACTCAGACCCGGATATCCCTTTCCCCTTGTTCGAGCCGGGCCAAAGCCTGGCGGAGAAAGTCTTTTCTTTTACCCTCGGCCATCTGGTCCACATATTGTTGGATTGCCCTATCTCCTGCTTTTCTGGTTTCCTCCGAAGCAAAATCCAAAAGGTATTCCTTTAAGGTTAAAATCGCATTGGGCATACAGAAGTTATGAACAAAACTGGATTTGGCGACCGCCATGAAATCCTCACCGGTACGCCCCACCCGGTAACACGCGGTACAAAACGAAGGGAAATTTCCCATTAGACAGGTTTCGTAGACAACCTGATCCAGGCTGCGGGTATCGCCCAACTGGAATTGTTCCTTTGCCGGTAGCATATTCCCGGCGGCCTGCCGGTAACCGCCCACCCCAATCCGGGTTCCGGCGTCGATCTGGGTGACCCCGAGGGGTAGAACCTCCCTTCTGACCTCCGGTTTTTCCCGGGCGGTCAGGATCAGCCCGGCATAGGGAACCGCCAGGCGCATGATGGCAACGATCTTTTTAAACTCCGCATCACTGACCGCATATTTGGGCCGCACCGAAAAGGGTGTCCCTATGGCCGGTTCAATCCGGGGAAAAGAAATGGTATGGGGGCCAACCCCGTTGTACTTTTCTTCCAGGTGGATGGTGTGGTATAAAAGACCCATCAACTCAAACCGCCAGTCATAAAGGCCGAACAAGGCCCCGATCGCCACATCATCCAGACCCGCATCCAAGGCCCGGTCCTGGGCATAGAGCCGCCAGCGGTAATGGCTTTTAATAGTCCCCGCCGGATGCATCTCCCGGTATGTTTGGTGATGATAGGTCTCCTGAAAGACCTGGAAGGTCCCGATCCCGACCTCCTTCAGTTTCGCCAGTTCCGCCCGGGAAAGCGGGGCGCAATTGATGTTGGCGCGCCGGATTTCACCGTTCCCCCATTTTGTCCTGTACACCTGGCGTACGCTGTCACAGATAAAATCAATGCCGGTCTCGGGCGATTCCCCGTAGACAAGGACGGTCCGCTTCTGCCCTTCACTGATCATGGTTTTGACTTCATCCGCAATCTCTTCCAGCGTCAGGGTGCGCCGCTCGACCAGTTTGTTTTCCCGGCGAAACCCGCAATAGCGGCAGTTATTGGCACATTTATTGCTAATGTACAGCGGAGCGAAGAAGACAATCCGGTCGCCGTAAACCTCCCTTTTTACTTTGTTGGCCAGGGCATACATCTCCTCGATGGTTCCCTGGTCCTGGTTCTGAATCAGAATCGCCATCTCCTCCGGGTCCAAACGAACCTTCCGTTCCGCCTTGGCCAGCACCTTCCGGACCGCCGTTTTGGAGGAGTTGGCGGCCTTGTGCAGTTGGTCCCAGATTTTGTCGTCATCGATAAAATCCCTGGTCATAGCGTCGTATTCTCTAAACTCCGCTTGGTATTTATCGTAAAAATTCATCGCGAAACCTCCTTTGTCCAGCTAATTCACCTAATTCACCGGCAAAGGGCTTGAGCGCCCGCTCCAGAATCCCGTGGAGGTAGGCCAAGAGAATGCCATAATTGACCATGGGCACGCCCTTTTCGCCGGCCAAATCCTGCCGGTACGCCATCTCCCGCCGGTTTAACATGCAGGCGCCACAGTGGATCACCATTTTATACCCAGTTAGATCCGCCGCAAAAAAGCCACCGGAAACATGATCAAAGCTTAACTGTTTTCCGGTCCTTTTCTTGAGCAGCTTTGGAATCTGAACCGTACCAATATCATCTTCCTTACGGTGGTGGGTACAGCCTTCCGCAATCAACACCCGGTCGCCGTCGTCCAAGTCCTTAATAGTCTGAACCGCCTGATAAAAGCGGTTTAAGTTCCCTTTATACCGCGCGTAAAGGATCGAAAAAGAGGTCAACGGGACATCCGCGGGAAGCGCGGTATTGACTTGACCAAAAACTTGCGAATCCGTAATCACCAGCGACGGTGGGGAAGTAAGTTTATTCAGCGTCTGCGCCAATTCCGTCTCCCGCGTCACCAACGCGATGGCCGCCCGGTCCAAAACAGCCCGCAACACCTGTTGTTGGGGAAGAATCAACCGGCCTTTCGGTGCCGCCTGATCAAGGTGGGTGACGAGAATCACCACATCCCCGGCCTTAACCAGACCATCGACCAGGGAGCGCTGCTCCGTTTCCTCCTTCCCAAGTTTGACCAGGGCAGCGACAACGTCGGTAATACCCTCCCCGGTCAACGCCGAAACCTCCACCAGTGGTGTCTTGGGCAAGGCCGGGTTTTTCGTCAGCGCATCCCTCCCGGCCAAGCGGTCGCTTTTGTTCAGGAGAATGATAAAAGGAATATTTTCCTTCGCTAACACCGCCGTCAACTCTTCTTCCAATGGACCCCAGGGGTTTTCCGGAGTAATTACCAAAAGCGCCAGGTCGGTTTGGCGCAGAACCGCTTTGGTTTTTTCCATGCGCAACCGACCTAGGATACTATCGTCATCAAGCCCGGGCGTG is from Capillibacterium thermochitinicola and encodes:
- the hydE gene encoding [FeFe] hydrogenase H-cluster radical SAM maturase HydE, whose amino-acid sequence is MQTITGLVKLLEAGHTLDQAGLTRLLTLTAPEATPLYRAADRVRKRTVGDEVHLRGLIEFSNYCRRSCLYCGLRAANTRIRRYRMTPAEIVAAARFAVRQGLKTIVLQSGEDLYYSVQELCAIVQTIKKMDVAVTLSIGERSKSTYAALREAGADRFLLRIETTDEQLYARMHPEMSYQNRVRCLYILKELGYETGTGSLIGLPGQTAAMLAADLVFFKELDADMIGIGPFIPSPGTPLEQAGGGEVDLVLKMMALARLLMPEINMPATTALSVKDPDGYQKGLSCGANVIMPNMGWCEYKRLYAPYPGKEGWKTDAETQLARIKALLHQMGRTVSQDYGFRAGR
- the hydG gene encoding [FeFe] hydrogenase H-cluster radical SAM maturase HydG; translated protein: MNFYDKYQAEFREYDAMTRDFIDDDKIWDQLHKAANSSKTAVRKVLAKAERKVRLDPEEMAILIQNQDQGTIEEMYALANKVKREVYGDRIVFFAPLYISNKCANNCRYCGFRRENKLVERRTLTLEEIADEVKTMISEGQKRTVLVYGESPETGIDFICDSVRQVYRTKWGNGEIRRANINCAPLSRAELAKLKEVGIGTFQVFQETYHHQTYREMHPAGTIKSHYRWRLYAQDRALDAGLDDVAIGALFGLYDWRFELMGLLYHTIHLEEKYNGVGPHTISFPRIEPAIGTPFSVRPKYAVSDAEFKKIVAIMRLAVPYAGLILTAREKPEVRREVLPLGVTQIDAGTRIGVGGYRQAAGNMLPAKEQFQLGDTRSLDQVVYETCLMGNFPSFCTACYRVGRTGEDFMAVAKSSFVHNFCMPNAILTLKEYLLDFASEETRKAGDRAIQQYVDQMAEGKRKDFLRQALARLEQGERDIRV
- the hydF gene encoding [FeFe] hydrogenase H-cluster maturation GTPase HydF, whose translation is MNGVPRSERLHIALFGRRNVGKSSLINALTGQEVAVVSAVAGTTTDPVYKSMELLPLGPVVFIDTPGLDDDSILGRLRMEKTKAVLRQTDLALLVITPENPWGPLEEELTAVLAKENIPFIILLNKSDRLAGRDALTKNPALPKTPLVEVSALTGEGITDVVAALVKLGKEETEQRSLVDGLVKAGDVVILVTHLDQAAPKGRLILPQQQVLRAVLDRAAIALVTRETELAQTLNKLTSPPSLVITDSQVFGQVNTALPADVPLTSFSILYARYKGNLNRFYQAVQTIKDLDDGDRVLIAEGCTHHRKEDDIGTVQIPKLLKKRTGKQLSFDHVSGGFFAADLTGYKMVIHCGACMLNRREMAYRQDLAGEKGVPMVNYGILLAYLHGILERALKPFAGELGELAGQRRFRDEFLR